One Cicer arietinum cultivar CDC Frontier isolate Library 1 chromosome 8, Cicar.CDCFrontier_v2.0, whole genome shotgun sequence DNA segment encodes these proteins:
- the LOC101500821 gene encoding uncharacterized protein, which yields MGRRRERGFNHRSLWWRDILVILEGGLGEEDGCFGIDLSREVGMVRNGVRVGRDGWTWRELFQLLGQCIALLDNFSLQENILDQWSWHSVHNIEYTVKGAYRVFSLRFNINRYSYVHICWNKMVMLKVLLFVRRLLEDRLPSKSNLGCKSEESSYHLFLECLLFGKVWQHIFQWLEIPMACPMQDTTTRFDVF from the exons ATGGGAAGAAGGAGAGAGAGGGGTTTCAATCATAGATCTTTGTGGTGGAGGGATATTTTGGTAATTCTTGAAGGAGGTTTGGGAGAGGAGGATGGGTGTTTTGGTATTGACTTATCTAGGGAGGTG GGTATGGTGAGGAATGGGGTTAGGGTTGGCAGAGATGGGTGGACGTGGAGAGAATTGTTTCAATTGCTAGGTCAGTGTATTGCTCTGTTGGATAATTTTTCTTTGCAAGAAAACATACTTGATCAATGGAGTTGGCATAGTGTTCATAATATCGAGTATACAGTCAAAGGTGCATATAGGGTGTTTTCTTTGAGGTTCAACATTAATCGGTACTCATATGTTCACATATGTTGGAATAAGATGGTTATGTTGAAGGTTTTGTTGTTTGTAAGGAGATTGTTAGAAGATCGTTTGCCATCAAAGTCGAATTTG GGGTGCAAGAGTGAAGAGTCTTCTTATCATCTGTTTTTGGAGTGTCTATTATTTGGGAAGGTATGGCAGCATATTTTTCAATGGCTTGAAATTCCTATGGCTTGTCCTATGCAAGATACAACAACACGTTTCGATGTTTTCTAA